GGTTTTCTCGGTACCGGGACCGGGCCGCTCCGTTCCAGCTGTCGATCGGGAGTGCACGAGGCGGAATTGAGCCGGACCCTGCCGGTCGAAGTTGTTTCGGCACTTCGCCGGGCGCTGCCGTACTTTGATCGCAAGTTGAAAGGGTTTGTTACCGGTGATGCTGTTCTGGTCGGAATTGAATCGCGAACCTCGGCGCCGCTGCGCATCGTCCGGAATACGGCCGGTGAATCCGAGTCGCACCCGGGGCTGTATCCGGCCGGAGAAGGGGCCGGCTATGCCGGCGGTATCATGAGTGCGGCTCTCGACGGGCTGAAATCAGCCGACAGAATTTGTCAAAATATCAAGGATGGAGTTGTCAGTGAATAAAACCTTTGTTGAAAATGTTCGGGAAAGAGATGTTGTTGAAACGGTTTTTCTGGTCCGGGATAAAACCCTGGCGATGGCCAAAAACGGTAAGCCTTACCTGACCCTGAAGCTTATGGACCGTACCGGTGAACTCGAAGGCCGGGTCTGGGACAATGCTGAATCGTTATCGACCCAGTTCGCCAAGGATGATTTTGTTCAGGTCCGCGGCAAGGCAAGCCTTTATCTCGGGAAAATGCAGCTGGTCGTTCAGGAGCTGGTGCGGCTTGATGACAGTCATATCGACCTCGCTGACTTTCTGCCAGTGTCAAAAGTACCGATTCCGGAGTTGCAGGAACGGCTCCGGCAGAAAGTTGCATCGATTGAAACGGCACATTTCCGAAAGATGATGGAGCTGTTTATTGACGATCAGGAGTTCCTTGCCATGTACAGTTCTGCTCCGGCCGCCAAATCAATGCATCACGTTTTTCTCGGCGGACTTCTCGAGCATTCTCTGGCGGTATCGGATCTGGTCGAGGATGTCTGTAAACGTTACCCGGATCTCAATCGGGACCTGCTTCTGCTCGGAGCGTTTCTGCACGATGTCGGCAAGGTGAGTGAACTCAGTTACAGCCGGAGTTTTGACTACACCGACGAAGGCAAGCTTCTCGGGCACATTATGATCGGGGTCGAGATGATCGATGCCCGGATCCGGCAGATTGACAACTTTCCGGAACGTGACGCCGTGCTGCTCAAGCATCTGCTGCTGTCACATCATGGCCAGTATGAGTACGGTTCACCGAAGCGACCCAAGACCCTTGAAGCAATCGTCCTTAATTTCCTCGACGACCTCGATTCGAAGATGAACGGGGTTCAGAGCCATATCGACAAGAACAGCCGGCACGACTCCGACTGGACGACTTACCACCGGCTGTATGATCGCTATTTTTACGCAGGTGCAGATTCCCGGGATTTACCGGACACCCCGGAAGCTCCCGATACCGTTACCGATGCAGGACGAAATGTGAAGGCTGAAGCTAAGGAACAAAGAAATTCGCAGCTCGGCGTGACACTCGGTGAGAGAATGAAGGGCGAGAGTCTGGATCTTTTTTCGGCGGCAGCGAAGGGGGAGGCGGACAATGCGGATTAAAATCTTTCCGGTCGGGCCGCTGCAGGTTAATTGCTCCATCCTGGTTTGTGAAGAGAGTGGCCAGGCCGTGGTCATCGACCCGGGTGAGGATGGGGAGCTGATTCTGCAGGAACTCGAACGGCAGCAAGCCGCATTGAAGATTGTGGTCAACACGCACGGTCATTTTGATCATATCGGTGCCAATGCCGCGTTGATTGATGCGACCGGGGCCGAACTGATGATCCATTCAGCCGACCTGCCGGTCCTGCAGCAGGCGGCAACACATGCCCAGATTTACGGTTTAAACTTCGTCCCGTCACCCGAACCGACCCGCTTGCTGGAAGAGGGCGACCGGGTCGAGGCCGGAACGATCGGGCTGGCGGTTCTGCATGTTCCCGGACATTCGCCGGGGGCGATTTGCCTGGTCGCTGATCGCGATGTTTTTGTCGGTGACTGCCTCTTTGCCAGTTCGATCGGCCGGACCGATCTTCCGGGCGGTAATCATGATCAATTGATTTCCGGCATCCGGGAAAAGTTGCTGGTTCTGCCGGATGATATGGTGGTTCATCCCGGACATGGGCCCGATACGACAATTGGTCGTGAAAAAAAACATAACCCGTTTTTCTAGATTAGACGGAGGGATTGACGATGCTGAGTGGAAAAACGATTGTCCTCGGTGTGACCGGTGGCATTGCTGCCTACAAGTCGGTTGAACTGCTCCGCCTGCTGACCAAATCCGGGGCCGCGGTGCACGTTATAATGACCCGGAGCGCCGCTGAGTTCGTCGGTCCGCTGACCTTTCAGACCCTGTCCGGGAATCCGGTTCACACCGAACTGTTCGACCTCTACCAGGAGAGTGAAATCGGCCATATATCACTTGCCGATCGGGCCGATCTTGTCCTCGTTGCTCCGGCAACGGCTAACATTATCGGCAAGGTTGCAAACGGTATTGCTGATGATCTGCTGACGACGACGATTATGGCAACCCGAAGCCCGGTGCTGTTTGCTCCGGCGATGAATGTCAATATGTGGGAAAATCCACTTTATCGGGAGAACCAACAGAAGCTCGAAAAATACGGTTATCTTTTTGTAGAACCAGACTCCGGTTTCCTCGCATGTGGCTGGGATGGCAAGGGGAAGCTTCCTGATCCGCAACTTTTATTCGACCGGGCTGCTGCGACACTGCATCCTTCCGACCTGGTCGGCGAAAAAGTTGTTGTCACGGCTGGCCCGACTCGTGAGGAGATCGATCCGGTCCGCTACATCAGTAATTATTCTTCCGGACGGATGGGTTACGCGATCGCCGCGGCGGCGACGCAAAGGGGGGCTGAGGTAGTGCTTGTTTCGGGTCCGACGGCACTCACTCCCCCAGCCGGGGTAGAACTGGTCAGGGTCGAGAGCGCTGCCGAGATGTACCAGGCGGTAATCGATCATTCTGGATCGGCGACGATAGTAGTTAAGGCGGCTGCTGTTGCCGATTATCGCCCGATTGAGCGTGCTTCTACTAAAGTTAAAAAGGGTGGAAAAAAAGACTGGACTCTCGCAATGGAGAAGAATCCTGACATACTGGCTGAGCTTGGTGCGATGAAGAAGAATTGGACGCTAATCGGTTTTGCCGCCGAAACTGATGACCTGCTTGCCAATGCGCGGAAGAAACTTGAAGCGAAAAATCTTGATATAATTGTCGCCAACGATGTGACCTGCGCCGGCGCCGGGTTTGATGTCGATACCAATCTGGTCCGTTTTTTGTATCGCAACGGTGAAAGTGAAGAGCTTCCGAAGATGACAAAGCTCGAGGTTGCTCACACCCTGTTCGATCGGCTTGCCAAATCGAAGAAAAGTTAATCCTCTCGCGAGAGGACTTCGAGGATGTGGTCCGGGTTGGTAATCGCCTGCCGGAATTTCGGTCGAAGCATCGTCAGGTGGTTTTCGATCTCGTGCTCACTCAGTTTTCCTTCCTGCCAGAGCAGCTTAAGGTTTTTGCGGATGATCTTGGCGGTATCGATAGCGCGTTCTCCGGTTGGGTCGGCCTGCCAGTATGGGCTCTCTTCCATCTGGCAGAGAACGCTCGAAACAGCTTCACCGGCAAGGGATAAATACTCATCAAGATGATCTTCGGCGAGTGTCCATTTCGAGCCGGTCGCCATCGATCGCATCATTTTCTGCCACTGCTGGAGACGATTGAGAAAAAGTAGTGAGTTGAATATCCGCTTGTTGGTTGAAAAGGAAAAAATAGTGTCCGAGAGGACGCTGCGCATCATGGTATCGTTGACGCTGAAGTTTTTCCGACCGATTTCCCGGGCCATGCTCCATATCTGGGGATCGATGGAGCCTTCAACCCTGACCTCCCAGTAGGTATGTTTGAGCAGGGCCGTGTTGAAGGTGCGGATCATCTTGAATGGTACAAAATAGGAGTGAGCGATAGTGTCGGCGGCAAGATGGGCCAGGTATCCATAGCCGCAGGCTCGTTGCCGGTCGCTGTCAGCCGCTTGCAAAACTTTCATCCCCATTCTCCACGAGTGGCAATGCTTCAGGTAGTGCGTATATTTTTTCCCGATTGTGATGTCGGCACTGATGCATCCGTAGAGGAAATCGTGCGGGTGTTGTAGCAGAATCGCCTGCAGAGCTGCTGGCAGTATATTGAGATTATTGAGGATGCCTGATCCGAGTTGCAGATGGACACCGATGCCCCAGGCCAGAGCCTCGGACGGAATCAGTAGAATAAAGATCGTTGCGATAAATAAAATAAAAGCCATGAGGCTGTAAACATCCTGAGTTATGTAATAGAATAGTCGACTAGAACAGGACTGTAAAGTATCTATGCCCAAGGAACTGAAATCTGAACTGAAAAACCTGCTGGGTGAAGCCCGCGGAGTTCTTGAGGATCTGCAACGGCTCGGCCTCGGGAGCGTGCAGCCGCCCGATCCTGCAGATGAAGAATCTCTCTGTACGATCGATTCGGCTGATCCGGGCTGTCGCACCGAGACCCTGATCGATATCGCCAATGATCTTGGTGATTGTCAGCGTTGCGGTCTCTGTGCTGAACGGAAAAAGATCGTCTTTGGCGTTGGTCATGCGCAGGCCGAACTCGTTCTGGTCGGTGAAGGTCCGGGCCGGGAAGAGGATGAGAAAGGCGAGCCGTTTGTTGGCGAGGCGGGTCGATTGCTCGACCGGATTCTGCTCGCCATGGGGTTGCAGCGCAGTGATGTCTATATCTGCAATGTCGTCAAGTGCCGACCGCCGGGTAATCGTGATCCGCAGCCGGACGAGATCGCTGCCTGTGAACCTTTTCTGCAACGCCAATTGGCAGCGATCCGGCCTCGCGCCATCATTGCCCTCGGCAAATTCGCCGCCCAAACTCTGCTGCAGCAGGATGCCCCGATTTCCCGCTTGCGCGGCACCTGGACAGAATATCACGGAATCCCGTTGATGCCGACTTTCCATCCGGCCTACCTGTTGCGAAACCCCCTCGGGAAAAAAGAAGTCTGGGATGACATGAAGCAGGTGTTGAAACATCTGCGCCATGAGCAGGAATGAATGTGACTGAAACGCTACTGCTCAGTATCGATTCGGTGACGATGCGTCGCTCCGACAAGGATGGCGTGAAACGGACCATTCTTGATAATGTCAGTGTCGATATCCCCGCCTCGAGTGTCGTTGCCTTGATCGGCCCTTCCGGCTCCGGCAAGTCGACTCTCCTGCGCTTGCTGAATCGTCTGGATGACCCCGATTCCGGATCGATCCGGTTTTCCGGTAAAGAGATCGCTCGCTGCGATCCCCTGCAACTGCGGCGCCAGATCGGGTTGGTTTTGCAAAAACCATTCATGTTTCCGGGGAGTGTTGTCGATAATCTGCTCTATCCCTCGACAACCCGCGGTCAAGCACCACCTTCGGACACTGCTCTTGCCGAAGTCATGAAGATTTGTGATGTTGCCGGGGAATGGCTTGACGAGCCGGCCCGTAAACTTTCGGTCGGTCAGCAACAGCGGGTCAGCATCGCCCGGACCCTCTTGAATCAGCCGAGTGTTCTGCTCCTTGATGAACCGACCAGTTCTCTCGATCCGGATACAGCCGACAGAGTGCTTGGCCGATTGTGCACCTATATGCGCGAAAAAGGCAGGGCATTGCTTGCGGTAACGCACGATCATATCCTCGCCCGCAAGTATGCCGACCGGATTCTGAACTTGGCCAATGGTTCCCTTGGCGATGCCGGCGGAGGTGAGTGAAAATGCAGAAATCTGCACTGATTGATCTCGGCCTGCTCGATCTTGCTATTTTATATGGCTTGCTCCTGCTGGTTATCGGGCTGGCCCGCCGGAACCGGTTCGGCCAGGAGAAGGAGATGCTTGTCGCATCGGTCCGCATGTTCGTTCAGTTGCTCGCCGTCGGCTACGTCCTCAAGGTCATTTTCGCCATCGATCAAGCCTGGGCGGTCATGCTGATCCTGGTTTTGATGCTGGTTATTGCTGTTCAGATGACGGTTGCCCGGGTCCAACAGAGGATGCCGGGCATCTATCGGATCGTTGCGAGTGCGCTGTTCCTTGGGTGCGGATGTACGACTTTTATCTTTTGCGGACTGATTATCGGGCTCTCGCCATGGTATGACCCCCGTTACCTTATTCCGCTGGCCGGGATGATCATCGGAAATTCGATGACCGGATCGAGTCTGGCTGCCGAACGCCTGACGGCTGAAATCAATGATCGTCGGGAAGAGATTGAAACCGCACTCTCTCTCGGGGTCAGCTCGTTACGGGCGGCCCGCCCGGCCGTGCACAGCGCCTTCCGGGCGGCCCTGATACCGACAGTCAATGCGATGGCGGCGATGGGGATTGTTTTTCTGCCCGGGATGATGACCGGCCAGATTCTTTCGGGGACGGAACCGCTGCTCGCTGTGCGGTACCAAATTGCGATAATGTGTGTTATAACCATCAGTGTTGCATTGACTTCCTGTCTCATAGTCTGGCAGGGGGTGCGGAGTTTTTTTACCGAAAACCATCAGCTCCGCGAATGATCGGGGCCCGCTGGAAGTGTGGCCGGAGGGTTTATGGCTATTGATGTTTCCATGAAAATCCTGTTGCTGGACAGTTCCAAATTCTTTCGGACAATCGAAAAGCAGTTCCTGGCCAAAACGCCGGCCGAGGTGTATGAGGCCGACAACGGTGAAGAGGGTTTCCGCATCTGCAAAGAGCAGAAGCCCGACCTGGTCTACCTTTCCTACGAATTGAATGATATGACCGGGCCCGAATGCTGCCGCAAGATAAAAGCTGATCCCGGCCTGCGGTCGCTACCGGTGGTCATGGTCTGCGATCAAAATGCCAAAGATCAGCTCGATGCCAGCCGTAAGGCCGGGGCTGAAGGTGTTATTACCAAGCCGATTGACCGGCACAAGTTTATGGAGACCGGCAGGCATTTTCTGCCGACGATTCGCGAACCGCGCCGCACCTGCCTTTTTCCTGCTTCCTATACTGTAGATGGCAAGAGCTATACCGGTAAATGCCTCGATATCAGCAGCGGCGGTCTTTTTATCGACAGCCCGGACCGCTTCGGCATCGGTAAGGTTTTTGATGTGGAATTCAACCTGCCGGGGCAAGGTAGCGGGACGATCAAATGCCGCGGCACGATTGCCTGGTACAATGAACGGCCGAATCCGACCAAGCCGAATTACCCGCTCGGTTTTGGTGTCCGATTCATCGAGATCAGCCAGGTCGCCCTGAGCGCCATCGAGCAGTTCACCAAGCGATAAGCCCTGTCTTTACTGTTCCAGGTCATTCCTTTCAGGCAGGGCTTCCGGCAAACTCTCATTTTAAATAAACCGGGAGTAGGCTCTCTTGAGACCTGCCAGGGGGAGATACTATGAAACGATTGAATATAAAGGTTAATCTTCTGGTTCTGCTTGTTGCAACCTTCATTGTGTTGCCTTTGTCTGCGCAGGCCGCGCATCATGAGAAGCAACAAACGACTGCCGCCGACGTCAGGGATGAAGTGGGTGAAGCCTATAAGGTTTTCAGCCGTTATACCCTTCAACAACGTGACGAAGCTGTCGATGCAGCAGAGAAGCGACTGAAAGAACTTGATGCAAAGATCGAAGAAGTTGAACAGGATATCAAGGCCAACTGGAAAAAAATGAATCAGGCGGCGCGAAAAGAGGCGAACCAGACCTTAAAGTCGCTGCGTCAACAGCGGAACGAGGTTGCTGAGTGGCTGGGAGGTGTCCGACACAGTTCATCGGAAGCCTGGGAAGAAGTGAAAAAAGGTTTTTCCGACAGTTATGATCGACTGAAAAAAGCGTTTGACAAAGCGAGCAAAAAATTCAAGTCGAATTAACCAAGAGCCACGGGTCGGTCCCGGTATTACGGGGGCGACCCGATTTCTGTTTAGAAGTATTATTATAGATCTATCCCCAGCCGTTTCATTTTTTCGACCAAGGTTGTTCTATTAATCTGCAAAAGCGCTGCGGCACGGGCCTTGACGCCATTAGCCAAATGCAAGGAGTCCTCGATCATGGCGCGCTCGATTCCGGTGATTATCGACGGCATGTCGACGCCCTCTTCGGTTATGATCGGATGCGGAACAGCTCCATCTTGCGTGCTTTCGATTTCAGAGATTGCCGGTGGCAGGTCTTGCGGAATAATCAGTTCTCCGTCGGTCAGAGCCACTGTTCGTTCAATGATATTTTCCATTTCCCGGACGTTGCCGGGCCAGTCATAGGATTCGAGCGCTCTGATGGCATCCGCTGAAAAACTCATCTTTTCACGATTCATCGACAGGCAACATTTTTCAAGAAAGTGGCGGGACAGCAGAGCAATATCTTCCTGCCGGTCGCGCAGCGGCGGCAGAAGAATCGGGATAACGTTGAGGCGGTAGTAAAGGTCTTCACGGAAACGTCCGGCCTTGACTTCGTTTTCAAGGGCGGCGTTGGTCGCCGAGATTACCCGGACATTGAGTTCGATCCTTCGACCCGACCCGACCCGTTCAAGTTCCTGTTCCTGCAGTACTCTAAGCAGCTTCATCTGCAGCGGCAGCGGCATGTTGGCTATTTCATCAAGAAAGATCGTACCGTAATTGGCAAGTTCGAACTTGCCCGGTTTGTCGGCGACGGCGCCGGTGAAGGCTCCCTTGACGTGGCCGAAGAGTTCACTCTCCAGCAGGTCGGCCGGAATTGCTCCGCAGTTGATGGCGATGAAGGGATGATCCTTGCGGCTGCTGTTGAAATGGATCGCCCGGGCGACTAACTCCTTGCCGGTTCCTGATTCGCCCAGGACCAGGACGGTCGAATCAGTGTTGATGATTTTCTCCATGCGGCTGAACAGCTGTTGCATTGCCGAACTGTTGCCGATGATGTTGTCAAACTTGTACTTGCCGCGCAGTTGCTGCCGCAGGTAAAGGTTTTCAGCGACGAGTTTGCCTTGTTCAAGGGCCTTGTTGATGACGATTTGCAGTTCATTGAAGTTCAGTGGTTTGGTAATGTAGTCGAAAGCCCCTTCCTTCATCGCCTCGACAGCCGTTTCGGCCGACCCCATGCAGGTGATCATGATGACGCTCGAGTGCGGGCGATTGGCCCGGATCCATTTCAGGATGTCGATGCCGGTGGCATCCGGCAGGATGAGATCGGCAATGATGATATCGAAGCGGTTCCGGTCAAGGGTGTCGTAGGCATCGGCGGCGTTGCCGGCGGTCGTGACCTCGTAGCCGGTGCTGTTCAGCAGGGTGGTTAATGCTTCGCGACTGCTCGGCTCGTCGTCGATCAGCAGGATATGTGCTTTCGTCTTCATAAGAATTGTGATCCACGTAGCGTCATGATTTTGACGTTTTGAATAAAAGTACCATTATTTCAGGGTGACATGCAAGGTAAAATCTTCAGCGGTTTCAGCGGCTTAAGATGTCGAATGCAAATTGACACGTATTGATTGACTGATAGACTCAAAACATGTACAGGCTGATCAGAATATTTTTTTCCGGGTTGTTGCTGGTGGTCGGATTAGTGTCTTTAATGACACTGGAACTTCCAGCCAGCTCTGATGCAATCCATGGCGTCCGAATTGTCTCTTCGATTAATCCGGTTGTCGCAGGTTTTCTCCGGCAGGAGATTTCCCGGGCAAATGAAGCCGGGGCGGCAGCCTTTCTTCTTGAACTTGATACCCCGGGCGGCCTCGACACCGCCATGCGCGAAATTATCAAGCAGATGCTCGGTTCAAAGATCCCGGTCATCGTCTATGTTTATCCGCCGGGAGCCCGGGCTGCATCGGCCGGGGCGCTCATGACCCTGGCCGCCGATTTTGCCGTCATGGCACCGGGCACCAACCTCGGGGCGGCAACGCCGGTCAGTATCGGCAGCGGGTCCGGCGGCCAGCAGACGATGGACGAGACGATGAAGGCCAAGGTCGTCAATGATGCCGTCGCCTATGCCCGGAGCATCGCCCGGCAGAAGGGCCGTAACCAGGAGTGGGCCGAACAGATCATCCGTGAGAGTATCTCGACGCCGGCGAACGAGGCGCTGGAATTGAAGGTCATCGACCTGATTGCCGAGAACGAACAGGCTCTTCTCGACGCGCTGGACGGGCGGTCTTATCTGCGCAACGGTGAATCCTTAACCCTGAAAACAGCCGGCAAATCTCTGAAATTTTCCGAGATGAACTGGCGTCAGAAGATCCTCAACACGATCAGTAATCCGAATGTCGCCTACATGTTGCTGATGCTCGGCATTCTCGGCATCTTCTTCGAGATCTCGCAGCCCGGTGTGATCCTGCCGGGCGCGGTTGGCGCTCTGGCGTTGCTGCTCGCGTTTATCGGTCTGCAGATGTTGCCGGTCAATTATGTCGGGGTCCTGCTGATTGTGCTGGCCGTTGTTCTGTTTATCCTGGAAATAAAAATTATCTCATACGGAATGCTCACCATCGGTGGAATCATCGCCCTGACCATCGGCTCAATGATTCTGATTGACGGCTCCGAGCCGTACCAGCAGATATCTCTCGCCGTGATCATCGCCACGGTCTCGGTATTCAGTGGATTTTTTGCCATCGCCCTCTATTTTATTGTGCGGACCCAGCAGCGGCCGGCGGTCTCCGGCCTTGCGGCGATGGTTGGTGAACGGGGCGAGGCCGCGACTGACATCAAGGGCGAGGGCCGGGTGTTTGTTCACAGTGAGTATTGGACTGCCGTTTCCAATGAACCAATCAGGCAGGGGGACGAGATCGAGGTTGTCGGAATGCTTGACCGCATGAAACTTGAAGTCAGGAAAGTCAGCTCAGAACCGGAATCGAAGGAGGAGTAAGATGATACCAGTCGGATTCATTGGATGGGCGATCGTTATCGCTCTGGTGCTCGTGATTATCGGCAGTGCAGTCCGGATTCTAGTCGAGTATGAGCGGGGCGTGGTTTTTCGTCTCGGGCGGTTCGCCGGGATCAAAGGTCCGGGACTCCGTTTCATTATTCCGGTCATTGACCGGATGGTGAAAGTCCCGCTCCGGACAGTGGCGATGGACGTACCGCCGCAGGACATTATTACCAAGGATAATGTTTCGGTTAAGGTCAATGCCGTCCTCTACTTTCGGGCGGTTGAACCTGACAAGGCGTTGATCGAAGTGGAGAATTATCTCTACGCGACCAGCCAGCTTGCTCAAACCACCCTCCGTTCGGTGCTCGGCCAGTCGGAACTCGACGAGCTGCTGACTCACCGCGACAAAATCAATCAGGAGCTGCAGACCATCCTTGACCGTCAGACCGATGCCTGGGGAGTCAAAATTTCCAATGTCGAGGTTAAACACATCGACCTGCCGGAGAACATGCAGCGGGCAATGGCACGGCAGGCAGAGGCCGAGCGGGAGCGACGTTCCAAGATTATTCACGCTGCCGGCGAATTCGAGGCGTCGAAGAAGCTGGCTGAAGCGGCCAAGGTTATCTCGGCGCAGGAGAGCGCATTGCAGCTCCGTTTTCTGCAGACCTTGACCGAAGTTGCGGCGGAAAAGAACTCGACCATACTGTTCCCGTTGCCGATCGATTTGCTGAAGCCGTTTATTCAGGACAAAGACAAGTAAAGTCAAGTGTCGGTTTCACCTTGAGCAGACTGCGTGAGAATAAAATCTTTAAGGCAGTTTTAACGGAGAGACGCAGAGGCGCTGAGAGAGGCATAAATAAGAAAAAATTCAAAAAACCATAATCCTTTTATCTCTCCCTTTTGATCCCTCTCCTTTAAGTCTGGTTTCTTTTCAAATATACCGGGTTGCTGGCGGCGCCTGTCATAGACATGATAAGCCTCTGCGCTATATCGCATTTCTTGTGAAAAAAGGTCTAAAAAGCTCCGTGATTCCGGCAGGTTACAAAATAGAACGATATTTTATCTTGACATTAATTGCTGTTTTCTGATTATATGGGCTCCCCTGCATGGGGTGTAAGTTATTAATTTTATTATAAAAATTCATTTTTACTAAAATATTTCGGGGAATTTTTGATCAGGCTGAAGCTGCATTGACGACCGGGGAAAGTCGTACAAGCCGATGCCTGGCCCAATCAAGATTTACAATAAAAACAGCTGCTTTCTGGAGGAGGTTGCATGGCTGTCAAGAAATTCAAGAAGATTATGGCGGCAAACCGGGGCGAGATCGCCATCCGGATATTCCGGGCCTGTACCGAGCTCGGTATCAGTACCGTCGCCATCTATTCGGAAGAGGATCGTCTCTCCCTGCATCGTTACAAGGCCGATGAAGCCTACCTGGTCGGCAAGGGGAAGGGGCCGATCGATGCCTACCTGTCGATCGATGAAATTATCGATCTGGCGCGGCGCAAGGATGTTGATGCCATCCATCCCGGCTACGGGTTCCTTTCGGAAAATGCCGAATTTGCCGAGGCCTGCGAGCGGGCCGGAATTACCTTTATCGGCCCGGGCGCTGATATCCAGCGCGGACTCGGCGACAAGGTTGCCGGTCGTGAAGTCGCGCTGGCAGCCGGGGTACCGGTGGTGCCGGGAACCGAAGAGCCGGTCAAGACCGATGAAGAGGCACTGATCTTTGCCAAGGAGGCCGGTTACCCGGTTATCGTCAAAGCCTCAGCCGGTGGTGGCGGGCGAGGCATGCGGGTAGCCTATAACCAGAAAGAGTTGCTCGAAGGGGTCAAGTCGGCCGCCTCGGAAGCCAAAGCGGCGTTCGGTAATGATGCTGTTTTCATCGAGAAGTACATCGAGAATCCGAAGCATGTCGAGGTGCAGATCCTCGGTGACACTCACGGCAATGTTGTTCATTTCTACGAGCGCGACTGCTCGATCCAGCGGCGTCATCAGAAGGTCATCGAAATTGCGCCGTCGCTCTACCTGAACGACAAAAAGCGGAAAGAGTTATGCGGCTTCGCGATGAAGATTGCCGGGCAGGTTAATTACGTCAACGCCGGCACGATCGAATTCCTGATGGACAAGAAAGGCAACTTCTACTTCATCGAGGTCAATCCGCGTATCCAGGTCGAGCATACCGTTACCGAACTGGTGACGATGCGCAACCTGGTGCAGGCGCAGATTCGCGTTGCCGAAGGCTACAAGCTCTCCGATCCGGAGATTGGCATCAAGAGCCAGAAGGACATCGAACTGCGTGGCTACGCCATCCAGTCGCGAATCACCACCGAGGATCCGAATAACCAGTTCGCGCCCGATTATGGAACGATCAAGGCTTACCGGACCGCCGCCGGTTTCGGGGTTCGTCTCGATGCCGCCGCCGGTTATGCCGGGGCGATCATAACCCCGCATTACGATTCGCTTCTCGTCAAAATTTCAACCTGGGGCCTGACCTTCGGCGATGCCTCACGCACCATGCACCGGGCGTTACAGGAGTTCCGGATCCGTGGCGTCAAGACCAACATCGGCTTCCTCGAAAAG
The nucleotide sequence above comes from Desulfuromonas sp.. Encoded proteins:
- a CDS encoding HD family phosphohydrolase, with amino-acid sequence MNKTFVENVRERDVVETVFLVRDKTLAMAKNGKPYLTLKLMDRTGELEGRVWDNAESLSTQFAKDDFVQVRGKASLYLGKMQLVVQELVRLDDSHIDLADFLPVSKVPIPELQERLRQKVASIETAHFRKMMELFIDDQEFLAMYSSAPAAKSMHHVFLGGLLEHSLAVSDLVEDVCKRYPDLNRDLLLLGAFLHDVGKVSELSYSRSFDYTDEGKLLGHIMIGVEMIDARIRQIDNFPERDAVLLKHLLLSHHGQYEYGSPKRPKTLEAIVLNFLDDLDSKMNGVQSHIDKNSRHDSDWTTYHRLYDRYFYAGADSRDLPDTPEAPDTVTDAGRNVKAEAKEQRNSQLGVTLGERMKGESLDLFSAAAKGEADNAD
- a CDS encoding MBL fold metallo-hydrolase; this encodes MRIKIFPVGPLQVNCSILVCEESGQAVVIDPGEDGELILQELERQQAALKIVVNTHGHFDHIGANAALIDATGAELMIHSADLPVLQQAATHAQIYGLNFVPSPEPTRLLEEGDRVEAGTIGLAVLHVPGHSPGAICLVADRDVFVGDCLFASSIGRTDLPGGNHDQLISGIREKLLVLPDDMVVHPGHGPDTTIGREKKHNPFF
- the coaBC gene encoding bifunctional phosphopantothenoylcysteine decarboxylase/phosphopantothenate--cysteine ligase CoaBC, translated to MLSGKTIVLGVTGGIAAYKSVELLRLLTKSGAAVHVIMTRSAAEFVGPLTFQTLSGNPVHTELFDLYQESEIGHISLADRADLVLVAPATANIIGKVANGIADDLLTTTIMATRSPVLFAPAMNVNMWENPLYRENQQKLEKYGYLFVEPDSGFLACGWDGKGKLPDPQLLFDRAAATLHPSDLVGEKVVVTAGPTREEIDPVRYISNYSSGRMGYAIAAAATQRGAEVVLVSGPTALTPPAGVELVRVESAAEMYQAVIDHSGSATIVVKAAAVADYRPIERASTKVKKGGKKDWTLAMEKNPDILAELGAMKKNWTLIGFAAETDDLLANARKKLEAKNLDIIVANDVTCAGAGFDVDTNLVRFLYRNGESEELPKMTKLEVAHTLFDRLAKSKKS
- a CDS encoding DNA polymerase; the protein is MPKELKSELKNLLGEARGVLEDLQRLGLGSVQPPDPADEESLCTIDSADPGCRTETLIDIANDLGDCQRCGLCAERKKIVFGVGHAQAELVLVGEGPGREEDEKGEPFVGEAGRLLDRILLAMGLQRSDVYICNVVKCRPPGNRDPQPDEIAACEPFLQRQLAAIRPRAIIALGKFAAQTLLQQDAPISRLRGTWTEYHGIPLMPTFHPAYLLRNPLGKKEVWDDMKQVLKHLRHEQE
- a CDS encoding iron export ABC transporter permease subunit FetB, whose translation is MQKSALIDLGLLDLAILYGLLLLVIGLARRNRFGQEKEMLVASVRMFVQLLAVGYVLKVIFAIDQAWAVMLILVLMLVIAVQMTVARVQQRMPGIYRIVASALFLGCGCTTFIFCGLIIGLSPWYDPRYLIPLAGMIIGNSMTGSSLAAERLTAEINDRREEIETALSLGVSSLRAARPAVHSAFRAALIPTVNAMAAMGIVFLPGMMTGQILSGTEPLLAVRYQIAIMCVITISVALTSCLIVWQGVRSFFTENHQLRE
- a CDS encoding DNA-binding response regulator → MKTKAHILLIDDEPSSREALTTLLNSTGYEVTTAGNAADAYDTLDRNRFDIIIADLILPDATGIDILKWIRANRPHSSVIMITCMGSAETAVEAMKEGAFDYITKPLNFNELQIVINKALEQGKLVAENLYLRQQLRGKYKFDNIIGNSSAMQQLFSRMEKIINTDSTVLVLGESGTGKELVARAIHFNSSRKDHPFIAINCGAIPADLLESELFGHVKGAFTGAVADKPGKFELANYGTIFLDEIANMPLPLQMKLLRVLQEQELERVGSGRRIELNVRVISATNAALENEVKAGRFREDLYYRLNVIPILLPPLRDRQEDIALLSRHFLEKCCLSMNREKMSFSADAIRALESYDWPGNVREMENIIERTVALTDGELIIPQDLPPAISEIESTQDGAVPHPIITEEGVDMPSIITGIERAMIEDSLHLANGVKARAAALLQINRTTLVEKMKRLGIDL
- a CDS encoding serine protease — protein: MYRLIRIFFSGLLLVVGLVSLMTLELPASSDAIHGVRIVSSINPVVAGFLRQEISRANEAGAAAFLLELDTPGGLDTAMREIIKQMLGSKIPVIVYVYPPGARAASAGALMTLAADFAVMAPGTNLGAATPVSIGSGSGGQQTMDETMKAKVVNDAVAYARSIARQKGRNQEWAEQIIRESISTPANEALELKVIDLIAENEQALLDALDGRSYLRNGESLTLKTAGKSLKFSEMNWRQKILNTISNPNVAYMLLMLGILGIFFEISQPGVILPGAVGALALLLAFIGLQMLPVNYVGVLLIVLAVVLFILEIKIISYGMLTIGGIIALTIGSMILIDGSEPYQQISLAVIIATVSVFSGFFAIALYFIVRTQQRPAVSGLAAMVGERGEAATDIKGEGRVFVHSEYWTAVSNEPIRQGDEIEVVGMLDRMKLEVRKVSSEPESKEE